Proteins encoded by one window of Rutidosis leptorrhynchoides isolate AG116_Rl617_1_P2 chromosome 7, CSIRO_AGI_Rlap_v1, whole genome shotgun sequence:
- the LOC139858314 gene encoding F-box protein At5g03100-like: MNTEGGDRLSSLSDDLIIKILSYNDTKQAIRTSILSPRWKNTWKSIPHLDLSTDDDTSTTTFPDFAHFFYFNLDFTRDLSSNHDFTRVLSSRYNEVELASVKLTVREGFRQAFVQTVIEYAYSHNVQKMIIKWLDIMRLELPNSLFMSQSVKDFTFIGPTSIFNQPKINSFLDLPALTTLHLENVTISNKNCAEYGGLFSKCPNLKNLTLFKCDIDEVNSFIRHSEFSKLAPETGLYSYANVVVPHVKNLTVVDCRGRFLLYAPELSSLMYETYYYETFYANGLSCLEKVEFYMCPFEEDSYAVVEILQGFHNAKFLTLGLEIFEVASFVDEVTNLPSPFGNLTSLEIYPRRLDRKKNVKKVKIPKQVTNFLLGASPNATVSIYSRKEVEALKHATSAQRMLAKLQV, translated from the exons ATGAATACAGAAGGCGGTGATAGACTAAGCAGTTTGTCCGACGATCTCATCATCAAGATTCTCTCTTATAACGATACCAAACAAGCAATCAGAACTAGTATTCTTTCACCTAGATGGAAGAATACTTGGAAGTCAATCCCACACCTCGATTTATCTACTGACGATGATACTTCCACAACTACTTTCCCCGACTTCGCTCATTTTTTCTATTTTAACCTTGACTTCACTCGTGATCTCTCTTCTAACCATGACTTCACTCGTGTTCTCTCATCCCGTTATAATGAAGTTGAATTGGCGTCTGTTAAACTTACTGTTCGTGAGGGATTTAGGCAAGCGTTTGTGCAAACCGTTATCGAGTATGCGTATTCGCACAATGTCCAAAAGATGATTATTAAGTGGTTGGACATAATGCGTCTTGAATTACCTAATTCTCTTTTTATGTCACAGTCTGTCAAAGATTTTACTTTTATTGGACCGACCAGCATTTttaatcaacctaaaatcaattCTTTTTTGGACCTACCAGCGTTAACAACCTTGCATCTTGAAAATGTTACTATTAGCAACAAGAATTGTGCCGAGTATGGTGGTCTTTTCTCCAAGTGTCCAAACCTGAAGAATCTTACTTTATTTAAGTGCGACATAGACGAAGTTAATAGTTTCATTCGCCATTCTGAATTTTCTAAACTCGCACCTGAGACGGGATTGTATTCTTATGCAAATGTAGTTGTACCTCACGTGAAGAATCTCACCGTTGTAGACTGCCGAGGCCGTTTTTTGCTTTATGCGCCTGAGTTATCTTCTTTGATGTATGAGACTTATTATTATGAGACCTTCTATGCAAATGGGTTGTCTTGTCTGGAGAAAGTGGAATTTTATATGTGTCCATTTGAGGAAGATAGTTATGCAGTTGTTGAGATTCTTCAAGGGTTTCACAATGCCAAGTTTCTCACGCTTGGATTGGAAATATTTGAG GTTGCATCATTTGTGGACGAAGTCACAAATCTACCTTCTCCATTTGGTAATTTAACGAGTCTCGAGATTTATCCACGAAGGTTGGACCGAAAAAAGAATGTAAAGAAAGTAAAGATCCCAAAACAAGTCACAAACTTTCTTTTAGGTGCTTCTCCAAATGCTACTGTCTCGATATACTCACGCAAG GAGGTGGAAGCGTTGAAGCATGCCACATCAGCACAACGAATGTTGGCTAAGTTGCAGGTGTAA